In Leuconostocaceae bacterium ESL0723, the following proteins share a genomic window:
- a CDS encoding NAD(P)H-dependent oxidoreductase translates to MKVLVIYAYPNHTSYNYAILDQVKKSLGIHHEVQVLDLYEEDFNPTLFFDQEHRRHNLNQNEETAIYRDMISQADFLVFIYPIWWSGMPAILKGFIDRIFSKDFAYKYIGGHSIGLLKGKGAWIINTSDSTNFSANFLQQDYGQVLKKQILKMCGVKVQRHSRLNFLCRSTPDKREKFLDKVGRYGQRI, encoded by the coding sequence ATGAAAGTATTAGTCATCTATGCTTACCCTAACCATACCAGTTATAACTATGCAATTTTAGACCAGGTTAAGAAGAGCTTGGGCATTCATCACGAGGTCCAAGTCTTAGACCTTTATGAAGAAGACTTTAACCCTACCCTTTTCTTTGACCAAGAACACCGGCGTCACAACCTCAACCAAAATGAGGAAACCGCCATTTACCGCGACATGATTAGCCAAGCCGATTTTCTGGTCTTTATCTACCCAATCTGGTGGAGTGGTATGCCAGCCATCTTAAAGGGCTTTATCGACCGCATCTTCTCCAAGGACTTCGCCTACAAGTATATTGGTGGCCATTCAATCGGCCTGCTTAAGGGCAAGGGCGCGTGGATTATCAATACCAGTGATTCCACCAACTTCTCCGCTAATTTCCTCCAGCAGGACTACGGCCAGGTCTTAAAGAAGCAAATCTTAAAAATGTGTGGTGTCAAAGTTCAACGCCACAGCCGCTTAAACTTTCTTTGTCGATCTACCCCAGACAAACGGGAAAAATTCCTCGACAAGGTTGGTCGCTACGGACAAAGAATTTAA